In Halomonas alkalicola, the following proteins share a genomic window:
- a CDS encoding DUF481 domain-containing protein gives MPHLASRLMILALGLAASGATLASPFYAPPPIDETPHGFSGEAELGYTHLAGNTDSQTLIGKSQLTWWRDRWTHLLRGEVRHVSRDGEASAEQYRLTGRERYDLEGPHYLFGFARWEKDRFSGYDQQLAAIAGYGRDLIEGERHRLSLEAGPGYRRDRIDTEPDASLAVAYGALDWHLEATETTTLKQELSVEATDDNTTSRSLSSLTARFNSRLALRLSHEIKRNSQPPEGAEARTDHTTSASLLYSW, from the coding sequence CCTGGCGCTGGGGTTAGCCGCCAGCGGCGCCACCCTCGCCAGCCCCTTCTACGCCCCGCCGCCCATCGACGAGACGCCCCACGGCTTCAGCGGCGAGGCCGAGCTCGGCTATACCCACCTCGCCGGCAATACCGACAGCCAGACCCTGATCGGCAAGAGCCAGCTGACCTGGTGGCGTGATCGCTGGACCCATCTGCTGCGCGGCGAGGTGCGCCACGTCTCCCGGGACGGCGAGGCCAGCGCCGAACAGTATCGCCTGACCGGGCGCGAACGCTACGACCTGGAGGGCCCCCACTACCTGTTCGGCTTCGCCCGCTGGGAGAAGGATCGCTTCAGCGGCTACGACCAGCAGCTGGCCGCCATCGCCGGCTACGGCCGCGACCTGATCGAGGGCGAGCGCCATCGGCTCTCGCTGGAGGCCGGCCCCGGCTATCGCCGCGACCGCATCGATACCGAGCCCGACGCCTCCCTCGCCGTGGCCTACGGGGCCCTGGACTGGCACCTCGAGGCCACCGAGACCACCACCCTCAAGCAGGAGCTCTCGGTGGAAGCCACCGACGACAACACCACCTCCCGCTCGCTCTCCTCGCTGACCGCGCGGTTCAACTCGCGCCTGGCGCTGCGCCTCTCCCACGAGATCAAGCGCAACTCGCAGCCCCCGGAGGGCGCCGAGGCGCGCACCGACCACACCACCAGCGCCTCGCTGCTCTACAGCTGGTAG